Proteins encoded by one window of Yersinia massiliensis:
- a CDS encoding helix-turn-helix transcriptional regulator yields the protein MDVKNNSVEINSFNLKRIFASYFDWDDMDVNYTKIDLDSRDIYAMPSNYEWHLIYFDDDLDLSISERIIPGMQCWRDYSSKHSEVLLKNDKRESKIDICTRHGNIYEILSINSKRKLSFSDVMTIYKWKPTIADYAYRVWHQDLDIVLPLREKISPNKKIPNQKDDSTDELLTIHPYMRFGNVRFTRKEMITIRLLLSHRKVKEISAIQGCSITAEHSRIQRIKQKLNCKHHSLGGLFNALKNHGITLSCLETLLAYP from the coding sequence ATGGATGTGAAAAATAATTCCGTGGAAATTAATAGTTTTAATTTGAAACGGATTTTTGCCAGTTACTTTGACTGGGATGATATGGATGTTAATTATACCAAGATAGATCTTGATAGTAGAGATATATATGCAATGCCAAGTAATTATGAATGGCATCTAATTTATTTTGATGATGATTTAGATTTGAGTATAAGTGAGCGAATTATACCTGGCATGCAATGTTGGCGCGATTATTCATCGAAACATAGTGAGGTGTTGTTAAAAAATGATAAAAGAGAGTCTAAAATAGACATTTGTACTCGTCACGGCAATATTTATGAAATTTTATCTATTAACTCAAAGAGAAAACTGTCTTTTTCCGACGTAATGACAATTTACAAATGGAAGCCTACCATTGCGGACTATGCTTATAGGGTGTGGCATCAAGATCTTGATATTGTATTGCCGTTACGTGAGAAAATATCGCCTAATAAAAAAATCCCTAACCAAAAGGATGATTCAACTGATGAATTATTAACAATTCATCCCTATATGCGATTCGGCAATGTCAGATTTACGCGAAAGGAGATGATAACCATCCGATTATTACTTTCTCATCGGAAAGTTAAAGAGATATCCGCCATTCAGGGGTGTTCAATAACCGCAGAGCATTCACGTATCCAGCGAATAAAACAAAAATTAAATTGTAAGCATCATTCCTTAGGTGGATTGTTTAATGCACTGAAGAATCATGGCATAACCTTATCTTGCCTTGAAACACTGCTGGCTTATCCCTAA
- a CDS encoding helix-turn-helix domain-containing protein has protein sequence MKNDWHPAEIIAAIKKKGSSLSALSRRAGLSGSTLANALSRQWPKGERIIATYLGVDASTIWPSRYKHKTSSIKDKHRRTKK, from the coding sequence ATGAAAAATGACTGGCATCCGGCAGAAATCATTGCGGCAATAAAAAAGAAAGGATCATCTCTGTCAGCATTATCGAGACGTGCAGGATTAAGTGGATCAACACTAGCTAATGCACTTAGCCGCCAATGGCCCAAAGGCGAAAGGATTATTGCGACTTACTTGGGTGTAGATGCATCAACGATATGGCCATCGCGCTATAAGCATAAAACTAGCAGTATTAAAGATAAGCATCGACGCACTAAAAAGTAA
- a CDS encoding sugar-binding transcriptional regulator: MQKSDKKLDQAARAAWMYYVAGQTQHEIADALGVSRQVAQRLVACAIDNGLVSVNIAHPVGRCMALAERVQQHYGLQQCQVVPSLGMDSTGIQRAIAVAGAEVMAQFLRQEQPLVIGVGSGRSLKAAIDELPDFERPQHSCVSLIGAIAADGSCTRYDVPLWMAEKTQGRYFILPAPLFADSAVDRDLWCNHRIYRMVTEKAAQADVTFIGIGSMGYDCPLHKDGFITAQDVEALLASNVVAEMLGNFIDINGQRVAYSLDQRLTSASLHIEPVKPVIAIAGGKEKHQAIKAALSGHWVNALVTDEESAMALLPD; this comes from the coding sequence ATGCAAAAGAGTGACAAGAAATTAGACCAAGCGGCCAGAGCGGCCTGGATGTATTACGTTGCCGGGCAGACTCAACATGAAATTGCAGATGCGCTGGGTGTTTCACGGCAGGTAGCACAGCGGCTGGTGGCATGTGCGATTGATAATGGGCTGGTCAGCGTGAATATTGCGCACCCAGTCGGGCGCTGTATGGCGTTAGCTGAACGAGTGCAACAACATTATGGGTTGCAGCAGTGCCAAGTAGTGCCAAGTTTGGGCATGGACAGCACCGGTATTCAGCGGGCGATCGCGGTCGCCGGCGCGGAGGTGATGGCGCAATTTCTCCGGCAAGAGCAACCGTTGGTGATAGGGGTGGGTTCTGGGCGCAGTTTGAAAGCCGCCATAGATGAGCTACCTGATTTCGAGCGCCCGCAACACAGTTGTGTTTCGCTGATTGGGGCTATCGCCGCAGATGGGTCTTGCACGCGTTACGACGTTCCGTTGTGGATGGCAGAGAAGACGCAGGGCCGATATTTTATTTTGCCTGCGCCTTTGTTTGCTGATAGCGCTGTGGACCGTGACTTATGGTGCAATCACCGAATTTATCGCATGGTGACTGAGAAAGCGGCACAAGCAGATGTCACTTTCATTGGGATAGGTTCGATGGGTTATGACTGCCCATTGCACAAAGATGGGTTTATCACCGCGCAAGATGTTGAGGCATTGCTGGCCTCAAATGTGGTGGCCGAAATGCTCGGCAACTTTATTGATATCAATGGCCAACGTGTTGCTTATAGCTTAGATCAGCGTTTAACCAGTGCCAGCTTGCATATCGAGCCAGTCAAACCTGTTATCGCGATTGCGGGTGGTAAAGAGAAACATCAAGCTATCAAAGCCGCGCTCAGCGGGCATTGGGTGAATGCTTTGGTGACAGATGAAGAAAGCGCGATGGCACTGCTACCTGATTAA
- the dalD gene encoding D-arabinitol 4-dehydrogenase — protein sequence MNTETKSTPAVWLHIGAGSFHRAHQAWYLHRLLAAGDNRWTISLANIRDDAAPLLAALQAQNGEYVLETVTPAGERKYEKIKSLRKIVPWDKELSQLVEQGSLPETRVISFTVTEGGYYLDNQFNLQQDNADIQADLKGDCRTIYGAISRILQERQEKHSGPVTLLNCDNLRHNGERFRHGLLAFLALRDQQSLLRWATDQTRSPNTMVDRITPRPADDIAPRVLAQTGFADKVPVMGESFIQWVIEDDFIAGRPALENVGVEMVASVLPYEEAKIRILNASHSCIAWAGSLIGQSYIHESTKTASIRQMAYDYVTQDVIPSLSPSPLDLANYRDVVLERFSNPYIRDTNQRVAADGFSKIPGFITPTLMECYQRGCTPTATAMLPALFFVFMARWHQGTLPYEYQDGVLDAPAVHAMFESADPVGLFARDSQLFGLLARDSQFEALLRQSIDQVNTWVAANR from the coding sequence ATGAATACTGAGACGAAATCGACCCCTGCTGTATGGCTACATATTGGTGCAGGCTCTTTCCATCGCGCCCATCAAGCCTGGTATTTACACCGCTTATTAGCCGCTGGTGATAATCGCTGGACTATCTCGCTAGCGAATATTCGCGATGATGCCGCCCCTTTATTGGCCGCTCTTCAAGCACAAAACGGCGAGTACGTTCTAGAAACCGTGACCCCAGCGGGCGAGCGCAAATATGAAAAAATCAAGTCGCTGCGCAAGATAGTTCCTTGGGACAAGGAACTGAGTCAGTTGGTGGAACAAGGGAGTTTGCCAGAGACTCGTGTCATCTCCTTTACCGTCACCGAAGGTGGCTACTATCTCGATAACCAATTTAACCTACAACAAGACAACGCCGATATTCAGGCGGACCTTAAAGGTGACTGCCGAACGATTTATGGCGCGATCAGCCGTATCTTGCAGGAACGCCAAGAAAAGCACAGCGGCCCAGTCACGTTGCTGAATTGCGATAACCTTCGCCATAACGGTGAACGTTTCCGCCATGGTCTGCTGGCGTTTCTCGCCTTACGTGATCAACAAAGCTTGTTGCGTTGGGCGACCGACCAAACTCGTAGCCCCAATACCATGGTCGATAGAATTACCCCACGACCCGCAGATGACATTGCCCCACGGGTGCTGGCACAGACCGGATTTGCCGATAAGGTACCGGTCATGGGCGAGTCATTTATTCAATGGGTGATTGAAGATGATTTTATTGCCGGTCGCCCTGCGCTAGAAAATGTTGGCGTTGAAATGGTGGCGTCGGTGCTGCCGTATGAAGAGGCTAAGATTCGCATCCTCAATGCTAGCCACAGTTGTATTGCTTGGGCTGGGAGCCTAATTGGGCAGAGCTACATTCATGAGAGCACGAAAACGGCATCGATCCGCCAGATGGCTTATGACTATGTCACTCAAGATGTGATCCCGTCACTGTCACCTAGCCCACTGGATCTGGCCAATTATCGCGATGTCGTTTTAGAACGTTTCAGTAACCCCTATATTCGCGATACCAACCAGCGAGTAGCCGCTGATGGCTTCTCCAAAATCCCTGGATTTATTACCCCAACGCTAATGGAATGCTATCAACGAGGCTGCACCCCAACAGCAACGGCCATGTTACCGGCACTGTTCTTTGTCTTTATGGCGCGTTGGCATCAAGGCACCTTGCCGTATGAATATCAGGATGGCGTTTTAGATGCCCCTGCCGTACATGCCATGTTCGAATCGGCCGATCCGGTCGGTTTATTTGCCCGTGATAGCCAACTTTTTGGCCTACTCGCCCGTGATAGTCAGTTTGAAGCGTTACTGCGTCAATCGATTGATCAAGTTAACACTTGGGTTGCCGCTAACCGATAA
- the xylB gene encoding xylulokinase, producing the protein MYLGLDLGTSEIKAMVIDECGQIVASEGEPLTVQRPHPLWSEQNPTDWWQATQRVIGRLRHKIPQRWGEILAIGLSGQMHGAVLLNREDRILRPAILWNDARCADECETLTRNAPQLHDIAGNLAMPGFTAPKLLWVARHEPDVFAQLSTVLLPKDYLRWMMSGDKVSDMSDAAGTLWLDVAKRDWSDTLLAACGLTRDMMPRLIEGSEPSGYLKADIAREWGLSNKVVIAGGGGDNAASAVGIGAINPGDGFISLGTSGVLFAVNDSYRPNPQSAVHAFCHALPNRWHQMSVMLTAASALRWLCQLLGTNETTLLSEVAQLSRSDQRLAPIFLPYLSGERTPHNDPLATGAFHGMTHATDRAALGYAVLEGVTFGIADGLTVLQAAGTVLTQASLIGGGARSAWWGQLMADTLNLPIVTHSGGESGGALGAARLGWMAVGGHEQLVCTKPQIDQRFIPDVNRQDALFSRLERFRLLYQQQRQLRQL; encoded by the coding sequence ATGTATCTTGGACTTGATTTAGGCACATCAGAAATAAAAGCCATGGTGATTGATGAATGTGGCCAAATTGTGGCGAGCGAAGGCGAGCCACTGACGGTGCAACGTCCTCATCCACTGTGGTCTGAGCAAAATCCAACTGACTGGTGGCAAGCGACGCAAAGAGTGATTGGCCGGTTGCGCCATAAAATTCCGCAACGCTGGGGGGAGATCCTCGCTATTGGTCTTTCCGGTCAAATGCATGGCGCAGTATTGCTAAATCGTGAAGATCGCATTTTACGCCCTGCCATTTTGTGGAACGATGCCCGCTGTGCCGATGAGTGTGAAACGCTGACTCGTAATGCACCACAGTTGCACGATATTGCCGGCAATCTGGCTATGCCCGGTTTTACCGCGCCGAAACTGCTGTGGGTCGCCCGCCACGAACCGGACGTGTTCGCTCAATTATCAACGGTGCTATTACCCAAGGATTATCTACGTTGGATGATGAGTGGCGATAAGGTCAGTGATATGTCAGATGCCGCGGGCACACTCTGGCTGGATGTGGCGAAGCGGGATTGGTCAGATACCCTGCTTGCCGCTTGTGGGCTAACGCGCGATATGATGCCACGTTTGATCGAAGGCAGTGAACCCAGCGGGTATTTAAAAGCAGACATTGCGCGCGAATGGGGCTTGTCCAATAAAGTCGTGATTGCCGGTGGGGGTGGCGATAATGCCGCTAGCGCAGTGGGTATTGGAGCGATTAATCCTGGTGATGGCTTTATCTCATTAGGCACGTCCGGCGTATTGTTTGCCGTTAACGATAGCTACCGCCCCAACCCACAATCAGCGGTACATGCCTTTTGTCATGCGCTCCCCAATCGCTGGCATCAGATGAGTGTCATGTTAACGGCAGCCAGTGCGCTACGTTGGTTATGCCAATTATTGGGGACCAATGAAACCACCCTTCTGTCTGAGGTGGCTCAACTCAGCCGATCTGATCAGCGGCTGGCCCCGATTTTCCTACCCTATCTTTCCGGCGAACGTACCCCACATAACGACCCACTGGCAACGGGTGCTTTTCACGGTATGACGCATGCCACTGACCGCGCTGCACTGGGCTACGCGGTACTAGAAGGGGTCACATTCGGAATTGCTGACGGCCTTACGGTATTGCAAGCCGCGGGAACGGTGCTCACCCAGGCGTCATTGATTGGTGGTGGCGCGAGAAGTGCGTGGTGGGGGCAATTGATGGCTGACACCCTCAACTTACCGATTGTGACTCACAGTGGAGGGGAATCAGGAGGCGCCTTAGGTGCTGCGCGTTTAGGGTGGATGGCCGTCGGTGGCCACGAGCAACTTGTTTGTACTAAACCCCAGATTGACCAGCGTTTTATCCCCGATGTGAATCGGCAGGATGCCTTGTTCTCTCGCCTTGAACGCTTCCGACTGCTTTATCAACAACAGCGGCAGTTACGTCAACTCTGA
- a CDS encoding MFS transporter, whose product MQKKPSHWFGLPMNLFWGYIAIAIFMSGDGFEMAFLSKHITDMGFTPAQSAFVFTLYGLAAAIAAWSSGVVAEIITPQRAMRIGFILWVVMHCLFMLFGLGMKSYPLMLLFYGIRGLAYPLFIYSFVMLIVQNVPKQQLSSAMGWFWAMYSIGIGVVGSYLPSFTIPMIGETGTLWFAIVWVTAGGMMALILLRNVGTASPKASLSNKEKIKELSRAVTILFTNKNIFLCCLIRIINTLSLFGFAVIMPLLFVGRLGFSMSEWLQIWAVFFFVTIFTNIMWGILGEKIGWMRQVRWFGCIGCALSSLAFYYIPMHFGHNFWAALIPAVMLGITVAAFVPMTAVFPVLEPEHKGAAISIYNLSAGLSNFAAPAIASLVLPFFDIVGVVWVYTALYLFAAVLTLIVKVEQPGHEDTYYRQSSRDSLGGQPAAANLQAER is encoded by the coding sequence ATGCAAAAAAAACCTAGCCATTGGTTTGGTTTGCCGATGAATTTGTTTTGGGGTTACATTGCCATCGCCATCTTTATGAGTGGTGATGGTTTTGAAATGGCTTTCTTATCCAAGCACATTACGGATATGGGCTTTACCCCAGCGCAATCCGCTTTTGTGTTTACATTGTATGGCCTAGCCGCGGCGATTGCCGCATGGAGCTCAGGTGTGGTCGCTGAAATCATCACGCCACAACGAGCGATGCGGATTGGTTTCATTCTGTGGGTGGTGATGCACTGCCTATTTATGCTGTTTGGTTTAGGCATGAAAAGTTATCCGTTGATGTTACTGTTCTACGGCATTCGTGGTCTGGCTTATCCACTGTTTATCTATTCATTTGTCATGCTGATCGTGCAAAACGTGCCAAAACAGCAACTCTCTTCCGCCATGGGTTGGTTCTGGGCGATGTACTCCATCGGTATCGGTGTGGTGGGCAGCTATCTGCCGAGTTTTACCATTCCGATGATAGGCGAAACGGGCACATTATGGTTTGCGATTGTCTGGGTGACTGCCGGTGGCATGATGGCGCTAATACTGCTGCGTAATGTCGGCACCGCTAGCCCGAAAGCGTCGCTCTCCAATAAAGAGAAAATAAAAGAGCTGTCGCGGGCGGTCACGATCTTATTTACTAACAAGAATATCTTCTTGTGTTGCCTGATCCGCATCATCAACACCCTGTCACTGTTTGGTTTCGCCGTTATCATGCCGCTGCTCTTTGTGGGCCGGCTTGGCTTTAGCATGTCTGAATGGCTACAAATATGGGCCGTTTTCTTCTTCGTGACCATTTTCACCAATATCATGTGGGGGATTTTAGGTGAGAAAATTGGCTGGATGCGCCAAGTCCGCTGGTTTGGCTGTATCGGCTGCGCCCTTTCTAGCTTGGCGTTCTATTATATTCCGATGCATTTTGGCCATAATTTCTGGGCTGCGCTGATCCCTGCGGTGATGTTAGGGATCACCGTGGCCGCTTTCGTACCGATGACTGCCGTCTTCCCTGTTTTGGAACCCGAACACAAAGGCGCAGCGATCTCGATTTATAATTTGTCTGCGGGGCTCAGTAACTTTGCCGCGCCTGCCATTGCCTCGCTGGTGTTACCGTTCTTCGATATCGTGGGGGTGGTGTGGGTTTATACCGCACTGTATTTGTTCGCTGCTGTGCTGACATTAATTGTCAAAGTGGAACAACCCGGTCATGAGGATACTTATTACCGTCAGTCATCGCGTGACAGTCTCGGTGGGCAACCTGCTGCGGCTAATTTACAGGCTGAACGTTAA
- a CDS encoding YdbL family protein, producing MTKQTLGWVGGKQGRVRAILGCMILSVSLLFSSMAFALSLEQAKQQGRVGETLSGYLAPVKKDPETLALVEQINIARAEKYQEVAQKNHISTEDVAKLAGQKLVNRAAAGEYVRGINGQWMKR from the coding sequence ATGACAAAGCAAACATTAGGCTGGGTTGGTGGTAAACAAGGGCGAGTTCGGGCGATTTTGGGCTGTATGATACTTAGTGTGAGCCTGCTTTTCAGCTCAATGGCTTTCGCACTGTCATTAGAACAGGCCAAGCAGCAAGGTCGAGTGGGTGAAACGCTGAGTGGTTATTTAGCGCCGGTGAAAAAGGATCCTGAAACCTTGGCACTGGTGGAACAAATCAATATTGCTCGCGCTGAAAAATATCAGGAAGTCGCGCAAAAAAACCATATTTCCACTGAAGATGTGGCCAAGTTGGCGGGGCAGAAACTCGTTAACCGCGCAGCAGCAGGGGAATACGTCCGCGGTATTAATGGTCAGTGGATGAAACGCTGA
- a CDS encoding YnbE family lipoprotein produces the protein MKILTGECMAIALGILLLSGCVRLEVATPEKPITINMNVKIEHEIQIRVDKDVENLLKNQSNLF, from the coding sequence ATGAAGATCTTGACAGGGGAATGTATGGCGATAGCTCTGGGTATTTTACTGCTCAGTGGCTGTGTGCGCCTCGAGGTAGCAACTCCCGAAAAACCCATCACGATTAATATGAACGTCAAGATTGAGCATGAAATTCAGATCAGAGTGGATAAAGATGTGGAAAACCTGCTCAAAAATCAATCCAACTTGTTCTAA
- a CDS encoding YdbH family protein translates to MAKCVKIVSLLLLVSAISLMVLWKTLPQWLPPVAQYWLPAGSQLTLEKPPVWRDGALRISHLRYQIKDCILTNIDNLSVGYHQKRWQVGAGSVALDTACLSQFPSEGESTPQDLAYWQQQLSVLSLNIDNLQITPWQQYAGKLTLTSQGIDSDNPPKKFSQELHYQGQQLSFAATLDENQQLSLHQFSIAVPGTTQPFELSGKIKIPLSLDNWPEQGSLDGVLTTGYLSKPLLLNLSWQQQQGVLTLTERGDDVPLARLPWNASINQIQIVNGQWQWPYAQQPISGGINLTLHDWDQGLEQTSVDARINVITSGQSGKGNAVLTLGPGNLSLINSDLAFQISGQANLENIVLNATIPGILSGSVLNPTWVLRSGALLRAHGNVTPEFRIRDARWPLAGVKVTAAGVTGRLQAIVDAQDSYWGRFNVHLDGQAQEFWPDKGQWQWRYWGNGQLPPLAARWDMNGTGNWRGTLITVDKLSTGFDRLQYGLVKVEAPRLTLVKPLTWQRDNHHPAFIAGFELGAKKVSFSDGGGYLPPALLSLQLNGREPDSFLWQGQLQAQAIGPISLRGRWDGERLRGEGWWPKQSLAVFQPLISQELGIKLRDGHFYAQAAFSAARQQGFTAGGHWVVNNGGMWLKDGELSGLDFVMSYRLENHRWQLGAKEPVMLRIASLTNLFEMQNITADLQGSYPYSEDAPLTLSNVGMDILNGHMSLSALRLPQHDAAVLKLSAIDLSELFTVLQPKQLAMSGKVNGELPLYLNNPQWLVRNGWMANDGMVTLRLDQDLANSIAESNIVAGAAIDWLRYMEIYQSYAKVDLDNLGQLTLSSKIHGVNTQKNAKRAVILNYQHQENVFQLWRSLRFGDNLQEWLQQTLSIPSSATQPSAIQSAATQARTKE, encoded by the coding sequence ATGGCTAAATGCGTAAAAATAGTGAGTTTGCTGTTATTGGTTAGCGCAATTTCACTGATGGTGTTATGGAAAACCCTGCCGCAATGGTTACCCCCAGTCGCCCAATATTGGTTACCTGCCGGTAGCCAATTAACACTCGAAAAACCGCCAGTCTGGCGAGATGGTGCGTTGCGTATCTCACATCTGCGCTATCAAATAAAAGATTGCATACTCACCAATATTGATAACTTGAGTGTGGGTTACCATCAAAAACGCTGGCAAGTGGGGGCCGGTAGTGTCGCATTGGATACCGCCTGCCTGAGCCAATTCCCCTCCGAGGGTGAAAGCACTCCGCAAGATTTAGCCTACTGGCAACAACAGCTATCCGTGTTGAGCCTGAATATCGATAACTTGCAAATTACGCCATGGCAGCAATACGCCGGTAAATTAACCCTGACATCACAGGGTATCGATAGCGATAATCCACCTAAGAAGTTTAGCCAAGAGTTGCATTATCAGGGGCAACAATTAAGTTTTGCCGCGACACTGGATGAAAACCAGCAACTTAGCCTACATCAATTCTCGATTGCCGTTCCCGGTACAACGCAGCCGTTTGAACTGAGCGGTAAAATCAAAATTCCGTTGTCATTGGATAATTGGCCTGAGCAAGGCTCGCTTGATGGTGTGCTGACAACTGGCTATCTCTCTAAGCCGCTGTTATTGAACTTAAGTTGGCAGCAGCAGCAAGGGGTGCTGACACTGACTGAGCGCGGTGATGATGTCCCGCTAGCCCGTTTACCCTGGAATGCATCCATAAATCAAATTCAAATCGTGAATGGGCAATGGCAGTGGCCCTATGCACAGCAACCTATCAGCGGTGGCATCAATCTGACGTTGCATGACTGGGATCAAGGGTTAGAACAAACGTCGGTCGATGCTCGAATCAATGTGATTACTTCAGGTCAGAGCGGCAAAGGCAATGCGGTACTGACGCTCGGCCCCGGCAATCTGAGCCTGATAAACAGTGATTTAGCATTCCAGATCAGTGGGCAAGCTAATCTGGAAAATATCGTATTAAATGCCACGATACCGGGCATTCTAAGTGGCTCAGTCCTGAACCCCACATGGGTTTTACGCTCTGGCGCATTGTTACGAGCGCACGGTAATGTCACGCCGGAATTCCGTATTCGAGATGCGCGATGGCCTTTAGCCGGTGTCAAAGTGACTGCCGCGGGTGTCACGGGGCGTTTACAAGCCATTGTGGATGCGCAAGACAGCTACTGGGGGCGTTTCAACGTGCACCTAGATGGTCAGGCGCAAGAGTTTTGGCCAGATAAAGGTCAGTGGCAATGGCGTTACTGGGGGAATGGTCAATTGCCGCCGTTGGCTGCCCGTTGGGATATGAATGGCACAGGGAATTGGCGGGGGACGCTTATCACTGTTGATAAATTATCGACGGGGTTTGATCGCCTACAGTACGGTTTGGTGAAAGTCGAAGCCCCTCGGTTAACCTTGGTTAAACCTCTTACGTGGCAGCGAGATAACCATCATCCCGCCTTTATTGCTGGTTTTGAGTTAGGCGCGAAAAAAGTATCGTTCAGTGATGGCGGCGGTTACTTACCTCCAGCACTATTATCATTGCAACTGAATGGCCGCGAGCCGGACAGCTTCTTATGGCAGGGGCAGTTACAAGCACAGGCCATTGGGCCAATTTCACTGCGTGGCCGTTGGGATGGTGAGCGTTTACGTGGTGAAGGCTGGTGGCCGAAACAATCATTAGCCGTATTCCAACCACTGATATCGCAAGAACTCGGCATTAAATTACGTGATGGGCATTTTTATGCGCAAGCGGCCTTTTCGGCAGCCCGTCAGCAAGGATTTACAGCGGGTGGTCATTGGGTAGTGAATAATGGTGGCATGTGGTTAAAAGACGGTGAATTGAGCGGGCTTGATTTTGTCATGTCTTACCGCTTGGAGAATCATCGTTGGCAGTTAGGCGCTAAAGAGCCCGTCATGCTGCGTATCGCTTCGCTCACCAATTTGTTTGAGATGCAGAATATCACCGCTGATTTGCAGGGCAGTTATCCCTACTCAGAGGATGCGCCGCTAACACTCAGCAATGTCGGTATGGATATTCTTAACGGTCACATGAGTCTGTCTGCGTTACGATTACCCCAGCATGATGCCGCAGTACTGAAATTAAGTGCTATTGATCTCAGTGAGCTTTTTACGGTGTTGCAACCGAAGCAGTTGGCGATGTCAGGTAAAGTGAATGGCGAGCTTCCGCTTTATCTCAATAATCCGCAATGGCTCGTGCGTAATGGCTGGATGGCTAACGACGGTATGGTGACGTTACGCTTGGATCAAGATTTGGCGAACTCAATCGCTGAGAGCAATATTGTCGCGGGCGCGGCGATAGACTGGCTACGTTATATGGAGATTTATCAATCCTATGCGAAAGTGGATCTTGATAATCTGGGGCAATTAACGCTAAGTTCAAAGATTCATGGTGTGAATACGCAGAAAAATGCTAAACGTGCCGTTATTTTGAATTATCAACATCAAGAAAATGTGTTCCAACTCTGGCGCAGCCTGCGTTTTGGTGACAATTTACAAGAGTGGTTACAACAAACACTTTCTATACCATCATCTGCAACACAACCATCTGCAATACAATCAGCAGCAACACAGGCGAGGACGAAGGAATGA
- a CDS encoding 2-hydroxyacid dehydrogenase, whose protein sequence is MKLAVYSTKQYDRKYLELVNKDFGFELEFFDFLLSPRTAKMAAGCDAVCIFVNDDACRATLEELKSVGVEILALRCAGFNNVDLEAAKELGIPVVRVPAYSPEAVAEHTVGMMMSLNRRIHRAYQRTRDANFSLEGLIGFNMHNRTAGIIGTGKIGVATMRILKGFGMRLLAFDPYPSAQALELGAEYVDLKTLYAESDVISLHCPMTPENHHLLNKASFDQMKDGVMIINTSRGGLIDSAAAIEALKQQKIGALGMDVYENERDLFFEDKSNDVIQDDVFRRLSSCHNVLFTGHQAFLTEEALTSISATTMQNIAQLKNGEPCPNMITV, encoded by the coding sequence ATGAAATTAGCCGTTTACAGTACTAAACAGTATGACCGTAAATACCTCGAATTGGTCAACAAAGATTTTGGCTTTGAATTAGAGTTTTTCGATTTTCTGTTGTCGCCAAGAACAGCAAAAATGGCGGCGGGCTGTGACGCGGTCTGTATCTTCGTTAACGATGATGCTTGTCGTGCAACCTTAGAAGAGCTGAAGAGCGTCGGGGTTGAGATTCTCGCCTTACGTTGCGCCGGCTTTAATAACGTGGATCTTGAGGCTGCAAAAGAGTTGGGCATTCCAGTAGTTCGTGTTCCGGCCTATTCACCCGAAGCCGTGGCTGAACATACTGTCGGCATGATGATGAGCCTCAACCGGCGTATCCACCGTGCATATCAACGTACCCGCGATGCCAACTTCTCGCTAGAAGGTTTGATTGGCTTCAATATGCATAATCGTACCGCTGGGATTATCGGCACCGGCAAGATTGGGGTTGCCACCATGCGTATCCTCAAAGGTTTTGGGATGCGTTTACTGGCCTTTGATCCCTACCCTAGTGCTCAGGCACTGGAGCTGGGTGCTGAATATGTGGATCTCAAAACCTTGTATGCCGAATCAGACGTTATTTCGCTGCACTGCCCAATGACACCAGAAAATCATCATTTGTTGAATAAAGCCTCTTTTGATCAAATGAAAGATGGTGTGATGATCATCAATACCAGCCGTGGCGGTTTGATTGATTCAGCAGCCGCGATCGAAGCGTTGAAACAGCAGAAGATCGGCGCACTCGGTATGGATGTTTATGAAAATGAACGTGACTTGTTCTTTGAAGACAAATCCAATGATGTGATTCAGGATGATGTTTTCCGCCGCCTGTCTTCATGCCATAACGTGTTGTTCACTGGTCATCAGGCATTTTTGACCGAAGAGGCACTGACAAGTATTTCTGCTACTACTATGCAGAATATTGCTCAGTTGAAGAATGGCGAACCTTGCCCGAACATGATTACCGTCTAA
- a CDS encoding putative hemolysin, giving the protein MKVSSWFVGGAMFFLAACSSNDSANTASNNNETYEPVQQATSAHAKVTMANPASVNCANAGGVLTLAKQLNGSSVGMCQLPDGKRCEEWALLRGACPAT; this is encoded by the coding sequence ATGAAAGTATCATCATGGTTTGTGGGCGGCGCCATGTTCTTTTTAGCCGCTTGCAGCAGCAATGATTCAGCGAATACCGCATCAAATAATAACGAAACATATGAGCCTGTTCAGCAAGCGACCAGTGCCCACGCCAAAGTCACGATGGCAAATCCAGCATCAGTCAATTGTGCTAATGCCGGCGGGGTACTGACGTTAGCCAAGCAGCTCAATGGTAGTAGTGTCGGGATGTGTCAGTTGCCAGATGGTAAGCGTTGTGAGGAGTGGGCGTTGTTGCGTGGTGCTTGCCCAGCAACCTGA